A region of Solanum dulcamara chromosome 7, daSolDulc1.2, whole genome shotgun sequence DNA encodes the following proteins:
- the LOC129896126 gene encoding 1-aminocyclopropane-1-carboxylate synthase 3-like has translation MKLLSEKVTCNSHGQDSSYFLGWQEYEKNPYDEIQNPKGIIQMGLAENQLSFDLLESWLAQNPDATGFKRNGESIFRKLALFQDYHGLPDFKNALVQFMSEIRGNKVTFNSNKLVLTAGATSANETLMFCLANPGDAFLLPTPYYPGFDRDLKWRTGAEIVPIQCTSSNGFRITESALEESYKLAKSRNLRVKGVLVTNPSNPLGTTLTRMELELLVSFVAEKGIHLISDEIYSGTVFNSPKFVSVMEVLIENNYMYTEVWDRVHIVYSLSKDLGLPGFRIGAIYSNDAVIVSAATKMSSFGLISSQTQYLLSAMLADKKFKKTYISENHRRLKKRHAMLVKGLESSGISCLDSNAGLFCWVDMRHLLKSNTFEAEIELWKKIVYEVRLNISPGSSCHCTEPGWFRVCFANMSEDTLNLAIQRIKSFVDSSDVIGINVDQSNQTNQYTSTSPKKKLFSKWGFRLSFNDRER, from the exons ATGAAACTCTTATCGGAAAAAGTCACGTGTAATTCACACGGACAAGATTCATCGTATTTCTTAGGATGGCAGGAGTATGAGAAGAACCCGTACGATGAAATTCAAAATCCAAAAGGAATAATACAAATGGGTCTTGCAGAGAATCAG CTTTCTTTCGATTTATTAGAGTCTTGGCTTGCCCAAAACCCAGACGCAACGGGATTTAAGAGAAATGGAGAGTCTATATTTAGAAAACTTGCTCTATTTCAAGATTACCACGGCCTTCCTGACTTCAAAAAT GCATTGGTTCAATTCATGTCAGAAATTAGAGGGAACAAAGTTACCTTTAATTCAAACAAGCTTGTTCTCACCGCCGGCGCTACTTCCGCAAATGAGACACTCATGTTTTGCCTCGCCAACCCCGGCGACGCTTTTCTCCTTCCCACCCCTTACTACCCTGG ATTTGATCGAGACCTAAAATGGAGAACCGGGGCTGAGATAGTTCCAATACAATGTACAAGTTCAAATGGCTTTAGAATTACAGAATCTGCTCTTGAAGAATCTTACAAATTAGCCAAAAGTCGAAACCTTAGAGTGAAAGGGGTACTAGTGACTAACCCCTCGAACCCATTGGGCACGACATTAACTCGAATGGAGCTCGAGTTACTTGTTAGCTTCGTTGCGGAAAAGGGCATTCATCTTATTAGCGATGAAATATATTCGGGCACGGTTTTTAATTCGCCTAAATTCGTTAGTGTCATGGAGGTATTAATCGAAAATAATTACATGTACACCGAAGTTTGGGACCGTGTTCACATTGTCTATAGCCTTTCAAAAGATTTAGGGCTTCCCGGTTTCCGAATTGGTGCGATTTACTCCAACGATGCGGTTATTGTCTCCGCGGCTACAAAAATGTCAAGTTTTGGGTTAATTTCTTCACAAACTCAGTATCTTTTATCAGCTATGCTAGCCGATAAAAAGTTTAAGAAGACATACATCTCCGAAAATCATAGACGTCTCAAGAAAAGACATGCAATGTTAGTAAAAGGACTTGAGAGTAGTGGAATTAGTTGTCTTGACAGCAATGCCGGTTTATTTTGTTGGGTCGATATGAGACATTTATTAAAGTCCAATACATTTGAAGCAGAAATTGAGTTATGGAAAAAAATAGTTTACGAAGTTAGGCTTAATATTTCGCCCGGATCGTCGTGCCATTGTACTGAACCGGGTTGGTTCCGGGTATGTTTTGCGAACATGTCAGAAGATACGTTGAATCTCGCGATTCAACGTATTAAAAGTTTTGTTGATTCCTCTGATGTGATTGGTATCAATGTTGATCAAAGTAATCAGACTAATCAGTATACGAGTACGAGTCCAAAGAAGAAGTTATTCTCCAAGTGGGGTTTTCGGCTATCGTTCAATGACAGAGAACGATAG